The Manihot esculenta cultivar AM560-2 chromosome 11, M.esculenta_v8, whole genome shotgun sequence genome includes a region encoding these proteins:
- the LOC110626520 gene encoding uncharacterized protein LOC110626520 isoform X2, translating to MVAPVSTSSAAATTTGTQSQTHTLSARVRKTIQSIKEIVGNFSDADIYIALKETNMDPNETAQKLLNQDPFHEVKSRKDKKKEIMGYGGAVDSRKNSENLSQRKAFHTFPDRNARQVGYTRTVVLGNAGMNKEFRVVRDNRINHNATGGAKHALQQGLTSCSEQDIVTVPEKGSLSGTSGDAKPSGARTSTQASNGPIDFQSRDTRDTILNVTNRKVVFEEKRNVVPNAASRVQVIKSNPQHHSATLASSNSVIGVYSSSTDPVHVPSPESRSSAAVGAIKREVGVVGGRRQPSENAMKNSSMPSSSFSNSVLGSEGSISESFLPFPTISKTDQVSQTAATESVIPSISVSRSFLSNQYNRPHQTAVGHQKAAQHNKEWKPKSSQKSSVGSPGVIGTPKKSSSPPVDNSKDMESDTLGIQDKTLQVHVFENQNVIIAQHIRVPETDRCRLTFGSFGTEFDTSWNISSGFEAVGVMEESNAESAASLSVSAPESSSDDASGSKQVDLLEEQVRNSGSDSPASGTVSEHRVPDESSSPANLDTFADIGLVPDNSPSYTTPEPQQRQDRPELPSFSTYDPQTGYDISYFRPPIDETVRGQGLTSPQEPLTSYMANIIPASTITMVQQQQQPPMAQMYPQVHVSHYANLMPYRQFLSPVYVPQMAMPGYSSNPAYPHPSNGSSYLLMPGGSSHLSANGLKYGIQQFKPVPGSNPAGFGNFTSPTGYAINAPGGVGSVTGLEDSSRIKYKDGNIYVPNPQAETSEIWVQNPRELPGLQSTPYYNMPGQTPHAAYLPSHTGHASFNAAAAQSSHMQFPGLYPPPPPTPSAMANPHHLGPVMGGNVGVGVAPTAPGAQVGAYQQPQLGHLNWTANF from the exons ATGGTCGCCCCTGTTAGTACTAGTTCTGCTGCTGCTACTACTACTGGGACGCAATCACAGACGCATACACTCTCCGCTAGAGTGAGGAAAACGATACAATCAATCAAGGAAATCGTGGGAAATTTCTCTGATGCTGATATTTACATCGCCCTTAAAGAGACCAATATGGATCCTAATGAGACCGCCCAAAAATTGCTCAATCAAG ATCCATTTCATGAAGTGAAGAGTAGAAAAGACAAGAAGAAGGAG ATTATGGGTTATGGAGGTGCTGTTGATTCAAGAAAAAATTCTGAGAATTTGAGTCAAAGGAAAGCATTTCATACATTTCCTGATCGCAATGCTCGACAAGTAGGCTACACTCGAACAGTTGTACTGGGTAATGCAGGAATGAATAAAGAGTTCCGTGTTGTAAGAGACAATAGAATTAACCATAATGCAACTGGAGGAGCAAAGCATGCCTTGCAGCAAGGTTTAACATCCTGCAGTGAGCAAGACATTGTGACTGTTCCTGAGAAGGG CAGCTTATCAGGAACTTCAGGGGATGCAAAGCCTTCTGGTGCAAGAACTTCAACTCAAGCTTCTAATGGACCAATTGATTTTCAATCCAGAGACACCAGAGATACTATCTTGAATGTCACCAACAGGAAAGTAGTATTTGAGGAAAAGCGGAATGTGGTTCCCAATGCAGCTTCGCGGGTACAAGTAATAAAATCCAATCCTCAACATCATTCTGCAACACTGGCATCAAGCAATTCTGTTATTGGTGTGTATTCCTCTTCAACAGATCCTGTTCATGTGCCATCTCCTGAATCTAGATCATCTGCTGCTGTTGGAGCAATTAAGCGTGAGGTTGGGGTGGTGGGTGGTCGTAGGCAGCCTTCTGAAAATGCAATGAAAAATTCATCTATGCCTAGCAGTTCTTTCTCAAATTCAGTTTTGGGAAGCGAAGGTTCAATCTCAGAATCATTTCTACCTTTCCCCACAATTTCAAAAACTGACCAAGTTAGTCAAACTGCTGCAACTGAATCTGTTATTCCCAGTATTTCTGTCAGCAGATCATTCTTAAGCAATCAGTATAACAGGCCACATCAAACAGCTGTGGGTCATCAGAAAG CTGCTCAGCATAATAAGGAATGGAAACCAAAATCAAGCCAAAAATCAAGTGTTGGTAGCCCTGGAGTGATTGGAACACCTAAAAAATCTAGTTCACCACCGGTAGACAATTCTAAGGACATGGAATCAGATACATTGGGTATTCAGGACAAAACCTTGCAAGTGCATGTCTTTGAAAATCAAAACGTGATCATAGCGCAACACATTCGAGTCCCTGAAACTGATAGGTGCAGGCTGACCTTTGGCAGTTTTGGGACAGAGTTTGATACTTCCTGGAATATTTCATCTGGATTTGAAGCTGTTGGAGTTATGGAAGAATCTAATGCAGAATCTGCTGCAAG CTTGTCAGTATCTGCTCCAGAGTCTTCCAGTGATGATGCATCTGGCAGCAAGCAGGTAGACTTACTAGAAGAACAAGTTAGAAATTCTGGATCTGATTCTCCAGCATCAGGTACAGTGTCCGAGCATCGAGTGCCTGATGAGTCTTCAAGTCCTGCAAATTTGGACACTTTTGCTGATATTGGTTTAGTTCCAGACAATAGTCCATCTTATACAACTCCAGAGCCACAGCAGCGGCAAGATCGTCCTGAATTACCAAGCTTTTCG ACATATGATCCCCAAACTGGTTATGATATATCATATTTTAGACCGCCAATTGATGAAACTGTACGCGGACAGGGTCTAACATCACCACAGGAG CCCTTAACCTCATATATGGCCAACATTATACCAGCTTCAACAATAACCATGGTACAACAGCAGCAACAGCCACCAATGGCACAGATGTACCCGCAAGTTCATGTTTCACATTATGCCAATCTTATGCCATATCGACAGTTCCTGTCTCCAGTTTATGTTCCACAGATGGCTATGCCTGGCTATTCAAGCAACCCTGCGTATCCGCATCCATCAAATGGCAGCAGTTACTTGCTGATGCCTGGAGGTAGTTCCCATCTCAGTGCAAATGGGCTCAAGTATGGAATCCAGCAGTTTAAGCCAGTTCCTGGCAGCAATCCTGCTGGGTTTGGAAATTTCACTAGTCCAACTGGATATGCCATCAATGCTCCAGGTGGTGTTGGAAGTGTGACTGGGCTTGAAGATTCATCTCGGATCAAGTACAAAGATGGGAATATCTATGTTCCTAATCCACAG GCAGAGACTTCTGAAATTTGGGTTCAAAATCCAAGGGAGCTTCCAGGTTTGCAATCTACTCCATACTACAATATGCCTGGGCAAACACCTCATGCTGCTTACTTGCCATCCCATACTGGCCATGCTTCCTTCAATGCGGCTGCAGCACAATCTTCTCACATGCAATTCCCCGGATTATATCCTCCCCCTCCTCCAACGCCCTCTGCAATGGCAAATCCGCATCATTTGGGTCCAGTTATGGGCGGTAATGTTGGAGTTGGTGTTGCCCCAACTGCACCTGGGGCACAAGTTGGTGCTTATCAGCAGCCTCAATTGGGTCATCTCAACTGGACGGCAAACTTCTAA
- the LOC110626520 gene encoding uncharacterized protein LOC110626520 isoform X1 → MVAPVSTSSAAATTTGTQSQTHTLSARVRKTIQSIKEIVGNFSDADIYIALKETNMDPNETAQKLLNQDPFHEVKSRKDKKKEIMGYGGAVDSRKNSENLSQRKAFHTFPDRNARQVGYTRTVVLGNAGMNKEFRVVRDNRINHNATGGAKHALQQGLTSCSEQDIVTVPEKGSLSGTSGDAKPSGARTSTQASNGPIDFQSRDTRDTILNVTNRKVVFEEKRNVVPNAASRVQVIKSNPQHHSATLASSNSVIGVYSSSTDPVHVPSPESRSSAAVGAIKREVGVVGGRRQPSENAMKNSSMPSSSFSNSVLGSEGSISESFLPFPTISKTDQVSQTAATESVIPSISVSRSFLSNQYNRPHQTAVGHQKAAQHNKEWKPKSSQKSSVGSPGVIGTPKKSSSPPVDNSKDMESDTLGIQDKTLQVHVFENQNVIIAQHIRVPETDRCRLTFGSFGTEFDTSWNISSGFEAVGVMEESNAESAASLSVSAPESSSDDASGSKQVDLLEEQVRNSGSDSPASGTVSEHRVPDESSSPANLDTFADIGLVPDNSPSYTTPEPQQRQDRPELPSFSQTYDPQTGYDISYFRPPIDETVRGQGLTSPQEPLTSYMANIIPASTITMVQQQQQPPMAQMYPQVHVSHYANLMPYRQFLSPVYVPQMAMPGYSSNPAYPHPSNGSSYLLMPGGSSHLSANGLKYGIQQFKPVPGSNPAGFGNFTSPTGYAINAPGGVGSVTGLEDSSRIKYKDGNIYVPNPQAETSEIWVQNPRELPGLQSTPYYNMPGQTPHAAYLPSHTGHASFNAAAAQSSHMQFPGLYPPPPPTPSAMANPHHLGPVMGGNVGVGVAPTAPGAQVGAYQQPQLGHLNWTANF, encoded by the exons ATGGTCGCCCCTGTTAGTACTAGTTCTGCTGCTGCTACTACTACTGGGACGCAATCACAGACGCATACACTCTCCGCTAGAGTGAGGAAAACGATACAATCAATCAAGGAAATCGTGGGAAATTTCTCTGATGCTGATATTTACATCGCCCTTAAAGAGACCAATATGGATCCTAATGAGACCGCCCAAAAATTGCTCAATCAAG ATCCATTTCATGAAGTGAAGAGTAGAAAAGACAAGAAGAAGGAG ATTATGGGTTATGGAGGTGCTGTTGATTCAAGAAAAAATTCTGAGAATTTGAGTCAAAGGAAAGCATTTCATACATTTCCTGATCGCAATGCTCGACAAGTAGGCTACACTCGAACAGTTGTACTGGGTAATGCAGGAATGAATAAAGAGTTCCGTGTTGTAAGAGACAATAGAATTAACCATAATGCAACTGGAGGAGCAAAGCATGCCTTGCAGCAAGGTTTAACATCCTGCAGTGAGCAAGACATTGTGACTGTTCCTGAGAAGGG CAGCTTATCAGGAACTTCAGGGGATGCAAAGCCTTCTGGTGCAAGAACTTCAACTCAAGCTTCTAATGGACCAATTGATTTTCAATCCAGAGACACCAGAGATACTATCTTGAATGTCACCAACAGGAAAGTAGTATTTGAGGAAAAGCGGAATGTGGTTCCCAATGCAGCTTCGCGGGTACAAGTAATAAAATCCAATCCTCAACATCATTCTGCAACACTGGCATCAAGCAATTCTGTTATTGGTGTGTATTCCTCTTCAACAGATCCTGTTCATGTGCCATCTCCTGAATCTAGATCATCTGCTGCTGTTGGAGCAATTAAGCGTGAGGTTGGGGTGGTGGGTGGTCGTAGGCAGCCTTCTGAAAATGCAATGAAAAATTCATCTATGCCTAGCAGTTCTTTCTCAAATTCAGTTTTGGGAAGCGAAGGTTCAATCTCAGAATCATTTCTACCTTTCCCCACAATTTCAAAAACTGACCAAGTTAGTCAAACTGCTGCAACTGAATCTGTTATTCCCAGTATTTCTGTCAGCAGATCATTCTTAAGCAATCAGTATAACAGGCCACATCAAACAGCTGTGGGTCATCAGAAAG CTGCTCAGCATAATAAGGAATGGAAACCAAAATCAAGCCAAAAATCAAGTGTTGGTAGCCCTGGAGTGATTGGAACACCTAAAAAATCTAGTTCACCACCGGTAGACAATTCTAAGGACATGGAATCAGATACATTGGGTATTCAGGACAAAACCTTGCAAGTGCATGTCTTTGAAAATCAAAACGTGATCATAGCGCAACACATTCGAGTCCCTGAAACTGATAGGTGCAGGCTGACCTTTGGCAGTTTTGGGACAGAGTTTGATACTTCCTGGAATATTTCATCTGGATTTGAAGCTGTTGGAGTTATGGAAGAATCTAATGCAGAATCTGCTGCAAG CTTGTCAGTATCTGCTCCAGAGTCTTCCAGTGATGATGCATCTGGCAGCAAGCAGGTAGACTTACTAGAAGAACAAGTTAGAAATTCTGGATCTGATTCTCCAGCATCAGGTACAGTGTCCGAGCATCGAGTGCCTGATGAGTCTTCAAGTCCTGCAAATTTGGACACTTTTGCTGATATTGGTTTAGTTCCAGACAATAGTCCATCTTATACAACTCCAGAGCCACAGCAGCGGCAAGATCGTCCTGAATTACCAAGCTTTTCG CAGACATATGATCCCCAAACTGGTTATGATATATCATATTTTAGACCGCCAATTGATGAAACTGTACGCGGACAGGGTCTAACATCACCACAGGAG CCCTTAACCTCATATATGGCCAACATTATACCAGCTTCAACAATAACCATGGTACAACAGCAGCAACAGCCACCAATGGCACAGATGTACCCGCAAGTTCATGTTTCACATTATGCCAATCTTATGCCATATCGACAGTTCCTGTCTCCAGTTTATGTTCCACAGATGGCTATGCCTGGCTATTCAAGCAACCCTGCGTATCCGCATCCATCAAATGGCAGCAGTTACTTGCTGATGCCTGGAGGTAGTTCCCATCTCAGTGCAAATGGGCTCAAGTATGGAATCCAGCAGTTTAAGCCAGTTCCTGGCAGCAATCCTGCTGGGTTTGGAAATTTCACTAGTCCAACTGGATATGCCATCAATGCTCCAGGTGGTGTTGGAAGTGTGACTGGGCTTGAAGATTCATCTCGGATCAAGTACAAAGATGGGAATATCTATGTTCCTAATCCACAG GCAGAGACTTCTGAAATTTGGGTTCAAAATCCAAGGGAGCTTCCAGGTTTGCAATCTACTCCATACTACAATATGCCTGGGCAAACACCTCATGCTGCTTACTTGCCATCCCATACTGGCCATGCTTCCTTCAATGCGGCTGCAGCACAATCTTCTCACATGCAATTCCCCGGATTATATCCTCCCCCTCCTCCAACGCCCTCTGCAATGGCAAATCCGCATCATTTGGGTCCAGTTATGGGCGGTAATGTTGGAGTTGGTGTTGCCCCAACTGCACCTGGGGCACAAGTTGGTGCTTATCAGCAGCCTCAATTGGGTCATCTCAACTGGACGGCAAACTTCTAA
- the LOC110626520 gene encoding uncharacterized protein LOC110626520 isoform X3, with translation MVAPVSTSSAAATTTGTQSQTHTLSARVRKTIQSIKEIVGNFSDADIYIALKETNMDPNETAQKLLNQDPFHEVKSRKDKKKEIMGYGGAVDSRKNSENLSQRKAFHTFPDRNARQVGYTRTVVLGNAGMNKEFRVVRDNRINHNATGGAKHALQQGLTSCSEQDIVTVPEKGLSGTSGDAKPSGARTSTQASNGPIDFQSRDTRDTILNVTNRKVVFEEKRNVVPNAASRVQVIKSNPQHHSATLASSNSVIGVYSSSTDPVHVPSPESRSSAAVGAIKREVGVVGGRRQPSENAMKNSSMPSSSFSNSVLGSEGSISESFLPFPTISKTDQVSQTAATESVIPSISVSRSFLSNQYNRPHQTAVGHQKAAQHNKEWKPKSSQKSSVGSPGVIGTPKKSSSPPVDNSKDMESDTLGIQDKTLQVHVFENQNVIIAQHIRVPETDRCRLTFGSFGTEFDTSWNISSGFEAVGVMEESNAESAASLSVSAPESSSDDASGSKQVDLLEEQVRNSGSDSPASGTVSEHRVPDESSSPANLDTFADIGLVPDNSPSYTTPEPQQRQDRPELPSFSQTYDPQTGYDISYFRPPIDETVRGQGLTSPQEPLTSYMANIIPASTITMVQQQQQPPMAQMYPQVHVSHYANLMPYRQFLSPVYVPQMAMPGYSSNPAYPHPSNGSSYLLMPGGSSHLSANGLKYGIQQFKPVPGSNPAGFGNFTSPTGYAINAPGGVGSVTGLEDSSRIKYKDGNIYVPNPQAETSEIWVQNPRELPGLQSTPYYNMPGQTPHAAYLPSHTGHASFNAAAAQSSHMQFPGLYPPPPPTPSAMANPHHLGPVMGGNVGVGVAPTAPGAQVGAYQQPQLGHLNWTANF, from the exons ATGGTCGCCCCTGTTAGTACTAGTTCTGCTGCTGCTACTACTACTGGGACGCAATCACAGACGCATACACTCTCCGCTAGAGTGAGGAAAACGATACAATCAATCAAGGAAATCGTGGGAAATTTCTCTGATGCTGATATTTACATCGCCCTTAAAGAGACCAATATGGATCCTAATGAGACCGCCCAAAAATTGCTCAATCAAG ATCCATTTCATGAAGTGAAGAGTAGAAAAGACAAGAAGAAGGAG ATTATGGGTTATGGAGGTGCTGTTGATTCAAGAAAAAATTCTGAGAATTTGAGTCAAAGGAAAGCATTTCATACATTTCCTGATCGCAATGCTCGACAAGTAGGCTACACTCGAACAGTTGTACTGGGTAATGCAGGAATGAATAAAGAGTTCCGTGTTGTAAGAGACAATAGAATTAACCATAATGCAACTGGAGGAGCAAAGCATGCCTTGCAGCAAGGTTTAACATCCTGCAGTGAGCAAGACATTGTGACTGTTCCTGAGAAGGG CTTATCAGGAACTTCAGGGGATGCAAAGCCTTCTGGTGCAAGAACTTCAACTCAAGCTTCTAATGGACCAATTGATTTTCAATCCAGAGACACCAGAGATACTATCTTGAATGTCACCAACAGGAAAGTAGTATTTGAGGAAAAGCGGAATGTGGTTCCCAATGCAGCTTCGCGGGTACAAGTAATAAAATCCAATCCTCAACATCATTCTGCAACACTGGCATCAAGCAATTCTGTTATTGGTGTGTATTCCTCTTCAACAGATCCTGTTCATGTGCCATCTCCTGAATCTAGATCATCTGCTGCTGTTGGAGCAATTAAGCGTGAGGTTGGGGTGGTGGGTGGTCGTAGGCAGCCTTCTGAAAATGCAATGAAAAATTCATCTATGCCTAGCAGTTCTTTCTCAAATTCAGTTTTGGGAAGCGAAGGTTCAATCTCAGAATCATTTCTACCTTTCCCCACAATTTCAAAAACTGACCAAGTTAGTCAAACTGCTGCAACTGAATCTGTTATTCCCAGTATTTCTGTCAGCAGATCATTCTTAAGCAATCAGTATAACAGGCCACATCAAACAGCTGTGGGTCATCAGAAAG CTGCTCAGCATAATAAGGAATGGAAACCAAAATCAAGCCAAAAATCAAGTGTTGGTAGCCCTGGAGTGATTGGAACACCTAAAAAATCTAGTTCACCACCGGTAGACAATTCTAAGGACATGGAATCAGATACATTGGGTATTCAGGACAAAACCTTGCAAGTGCATGTCTTTGAAAATCAAAACGTGATCATAGCGCAACACATTCGAGTCCCTGAAACTGATAGGTGCAGGCTGACCTTTGGCAGTTTTGGGACAGAGTTTGATACTTCCTGGAATATTTCATCTGGATTTGAAGCTGTTGGAGTTATGGAAGAATCTAATGCAGAATCTGCTGCAAG CTTGTCAGTATCTGCTCCAGAGTCTTCCAGTGATGATGCATCTGGCAGCAAGCAGGTAGACTTACTAGAAGAACAAGTTAGAAATTCTGGATCTGATTCTCCAGCATCAGGTACAGTGTCCGAGCATCGAGTGCCTGATGAGTCTTCAAGTCCTGCAAATTTGGACACTTTTGCTGATATTGGTTTAGTTCCAGACAATAGTCCATCTTATACAACTCCAGAGCCACAGCAGCGGCAAGATCGTCCTGAATTACCAAGCTTTTCG CAGACATATGATCCCCAAACTGGTTATGATATATCATATTTTAGACCGCCAATTGATGAAACTGTACGCGGACAGGGTCTAACATCACCACAGGAG CCCTTAACCTCATATATGGCCAACATTATACCAGCTTCAACAATAACCATGGTACAACAGCAGCAACAGCCACCAATGGCACAGATGTACCCGCAAGTTCATGTTTCACATTATGCCAATCTTATGCCATATCGACAGTTCCTGTCTCCAGTTTATGTTCCACAGATGGCTATGCCTGGCTATTCAAGCAACCCTGCGTATCCGCATCCATCAAATGGCAGCAGTTACTTGCTGATGCCTGGAGGTAGTTCCCATCTCAGTGCAAATGGGCTCAAGTATGGAATCCAGCAGTTTAAGCCAGTTCCTGGCAGCAATCCTGCTGGGTTTGGAAATTTCACTAGTCCAACTGGATATGCCATCAATGCTCCAGGTGGTGTTGGAAGTGTGACTGGGCTTGAAGATTCATCTCGGATCAAGTACAAAGATGGGAATATCTATGTTCCTAATCCACAG GCAGAGACTTCTGAAATTTGGGTTCAAAATCCAAGGGAGCTTCCAGGTTTGCAATCTACTCCATACTACAATATGCCTGGGCAAACACCTCATGCTGCTTACTTGCCATCCCATACTGGCCATGCTTCCTTCAATGCGGCTGCAGCACAATCTTCTCACATGCAATTCCCCGGATTATATCCTCCCCCTCCTCCAACGCCCTCTGCAATGGCAAATCCGCATCATTTGGGTCCAGTTATGGGCGGTAATGTTGGAGTTGGTGTTGCCCCAACTGCACCTGGGGCACAAGTTGGTGCTTATCAGCAGCCTCAATTGGGTCATCTCAACTGGACGGCAAACTTCTAA
- the LOC110626520 gene encoding GBF-interacting protein 1-like isoform X5 — MVAPVSTSSAAATTTGTQSQTHTLSARVRKTIQSIKEIVGNFSDADIYIALKETNMDPNETAQKLLNQDPFHEVKSRKDKKKEIMGYGGAVDSRKNSENLSQRKAFHTFPDRNARQVGYTRTVVLGNAGMNKEFRVVRDNRINHNATGGAKHALQQGLTSCSEQDIVTVPEKGSLSGTSGDAKPSGARTSTQASNGPIDFQSRDTRDTILNVTNRKVVFEEKRNVVPNAASRVQVIKSNPQHHSATLASSNSVIGVYSSSTDPVHVPSPESRSSAAVGAIKREVGVVGGRRQPSENAMKNSSMPSSSFSNSVLGSEGSISESFLPFPTISKTDQVSQTAATESVIPSISVSRSFLSNQYNRPHQTAVGHQKAAQHNKEWKPKSSQKSSVGSPGVIGTPKKSSSPPVDNSKDMESDTLGIQDKTLQVHVFENQNVIIAQHIRVPETDRCRLTFGSFGTEFDTSWNISSGFEAVGVMEESNAESAASLSVSAPESSSDDASGSKQVDLLEEQVRNSGSDSPASDNSPSYTTPEPQQRQDRPELPSFSQTYDPQTGYDISYFRPPIDETVRGQGLTSPQEPLTSYMANIIPASTITMVQQQQQPPMAQMYPQVHVSHYANLMPYRQFLSPVYVPQMAMPGYSSNPAYPHPSNGSSYLLMPGGSSHLSANGLKYGIQQFKPVPGSNPAGFGNFTSPTGYAINAPGGVGSVTGLEDSSRIKYKDGNIYVPNPQAETSEIWVQNPRELPGLQSTPYYNMPGQTPHAAYLPSHTGHASFNAAAAQSSHMQFPGLYPPPPPTPSAMANPHHLGPVMGGNVGVGVAPTAPGAQVGAYQQPQLGHLNWTANF; from the exons ATGGTCGCCCCTGTTAGTACTAGTTCTGCTGCTGCTACTACTACTGGGACGCAATCACAGACGCATACACTCTCCGCTAGAGTGAGGAAAACGATACAATCAATCAAGGAAATCGTGGGAAATTTCTCTGATGCTGATATTTACATCGCCCTTAAAGAGACCAATATGGATCCTAATGAGACCGCCCAAAAATTGCTCAATCAAG ATCCATTTCATGAAGTGAAGAGTAGAAAAGACAAGAAGAAGGAG ATTATGGGTTATGGAGGTGCTGTTGATTCAAGAAAAAATTCTGAGAATTTGAGTCAAAGGAAAGCATTTCATACATTTCCTGATCGCAATGCTCGACAAGTAGGCTACACTCGAACAGTTGTACTGGGTAATGCAGGAATGAATAAAGAGTTCCGTGTTGTAAGAGACAATAGAATTAACCATAATGCAACTGGAGGAGCAAAGCATGCCTTGCAGCAAGGTTTAACATCCTGCAGTGAGCAAGACATTGTGACTGTTCCTGAGAAGGG CAGCTTATCAGGAACTTCAGGGGATGCAAAGCCTTCTGGTGCAAGAACTTCAACTCAAGCTTCTAATGGACCAATTGATTTTCAATCCAGAGACACCAGAGATACTATCTTGAATGTCACCAACAGGAAAGTAGTATTTGAGGAAAAGCGGAATGTGGTTCCCAATGCAGCTTCGCGGGTACAAGTAATAAAATCCAATCCTCAACATCATTCTGCAACACTGGCATCAAGCAATTCTGTTATTGGTGTGTATTCCTCTTCAACAGATCCTGTTCATGTGCCATCTCCTGAATCTAGATCATCTGCTGCTGTTGGAGCAATTAAGCGTGAGGTTGGGGTGGTGGGTGGTCGTAGGCAGCCTTCTGAAAATGCAATGAAAAATTCATCTATGCCTAGCAGTTCTTTCTCAAATTCAGTTTTGGGAAGCGAAGGTTCAATCTCAGAATCATTTCTACCTTTCCCCACAATTTCAAAAACTGACCAAGTTAGTCAAACTGCTGCAACTGAATCTGTTATTCCCAGTATTTCTGTCAGCAGATCATTCTTAAGCAATCAGTATAACAGGCCACATCAAACAGCTGTGGGTCATCAGAAAG CTGCTCAGCATAATAAGGAATGGAAACCAAAATCAAGCCAAAAATCAAGTGTTGGTAGCCCTGGAGTGATTGGAACACCTAAAAAATCTAGTTCACCACCGGTAGACAATTCTAAGGACATGGAATCAGATACATTGGGTATTCAGGACAAAACCTTGCAAGTGCATGTCTTTGAAAATCAAAACGTGATCATAGCGCAACACATTCGAGTCCCTGAAACTGATAGGTGCAGGCTGACCTTTGGCAGTTTTGGGACAGAGTTTGATACTTCCTGGAATATTTCATCTGGATTTGAAGCTGTTGGAGTTATGGAAGAATCTAATGCAGAATCTGCTGCAAG CTTGTCAGTATCTGCTCCAGAGTCTTCCAGTGATGATGCATCTGGCAGCAAGCAGGTAGACTTACTAGAAGAACAAGTTAGAAATTCTGGATCTGATTCTCCAGCATCAG ACAATAGTCCATCTTATACAACTCCAGAGCCACAGCAGCGGCAAGATCGTCCTGAATTACCAAGCTTTTCG CAGACATATGATCCCCAAACTGGTTATGATATATCATATTTTAGACCGCCAATTGATGAAACTGTACGCGGACAGGGTCTAACATCACCACAGGAG CCCTTAACCTCATATATGGCCAACATTATACCAGCTTCAACAATAACCATGGTACAACAGCAGCAACAGCCACCAATGGCACAGATGTACCCGCAAGTTCATGTTTCACATTATGCCAATCTTATGCCATATCGACAGTTCCTGTCTCCAGTTTATGTTCCACAGATGGCTATGCCTGGCTATTCAAGCAACCCTGCGTATCCGCATCCATCAAATGGCAGCAGTTACTTGCTGATGCCTGGAGGTAGTTCCCATCTCAGTGCAAATGGGCTCAAGTATGGAATCCAGCAGTTTAAGCCAGTTCCTGGCAGCAATCCTGCTGGGTTTGGAAATTTCACTAGTCCAACTGGATATGCCATCAATGCTCCAGGTGGTGTTGGAAGTGTGACTGGGCTTGAAGATTCATCTCGGATCAAGTACAAAGATGGGAATATCTATGTTCCTAATCCACAG GCAGAGACTTCTGAAATTTGGGTTCAAAATCCAAGGGAGCTTCCAGGTTTGCAATCTACTCCATACTACAATATGCCTGGGCAAACACCTCATGCTGCTTACTTGCCATCCCATACTGGCCATGCTTCCTTCAATGCGGCTGCAGCACAATCTTCTCACATGCAATTCCCCGGATTATATCCTCCCCCTCCTCCAACGCCCTCTGCAATGGCAAATCCGCATCATTTGGGTCCAGTTATGGGCGGTAATGTTGGAGTTGGTGTTGCCCCAACTGCACCTGGGGCACAAGTTGGTGCTTATCAGCAGCCTCAATTGGGTCATCTCAACTGGACGGCAAACTTCTAA